A region of the Planctomycetota bacterium genome:
TTACGTTGATTGTCGTTATCGGATTGATTATGCTTGGCTTTTATGATTATGGCATCGGTCAAGATAAAGAGAAGGAAAAAGATATGAAAGAAATCAAACTGCCTGCCCCTGTGAAAAAGGGCAAACTGTCCCTGGAGGAAACACTGTCCCTGCGCCGTTCGGTGCGGACTTTCAAAGATGAGGCATTGACTGACACACAAATAGGCCAGATTCTCTGGGCGGCAGACGGCCTAAGCGCGCCCGTTGAAACAAGGGCAAACCGCACCGCACCCTCGGCCGGCGCGATTTATCCCGTGGAACTATACGCCGTGACCAAAGACGGGATATACAAATATAATCTGGTTTCGCATTCACTAAAACTTATCGAAGCGGGTGATAATCGTGAAGAATTGTCTAAGGCATGCCTGGGCCAGGGCTGCGTAAAGAGCGCTCCTTTAAGCATTATTATCAGCGGCGATTACAAGAAATGCTCCGGCAAATACAGGGACCGTGCCCAGCGTTATGTCGATATCGAAGCCGGCCATATCGCGCAGAATATCCACCTCCAGGCGGTCGCCCTAGAGCTTGGCTCTGTCCCGGTCGGCGCTTTTCAGGATGACCAGGTGAAGGCGCTTCTCAATCTGCCGGATAACGAATACCCCGTTTATATTATTCCCGTGGGTCACCCCAAAAAATAAATCAGTAAATGGATAAGCTGGAATCGTTGCTGACTTTGACCGGCGCGCGCGGAATCGGCTCGGTGCGCTACGATAAATTGTTGCATCATTTCGGGAGTATTGAGAACGTCCTGAAAGCAAGCCCGGATAAATTAATGTGCATCCCGGGAATCGGCGAGGAGCTCTCGCGAGAAATAACGCTCTCCGCGCGGGAAAAAAGAGGCGCCAAAGAGTTGGAAGAGGCGCGAAAAGCAGGCGTAAAAATAATAACATATCTTGATGACGAATATCCGCAAAACCTAAAGACCATTTGCGATTATCCTCTTGTCTTGTATGTCAAAGGCGAGCTGAAGGAATCGGATACGCTTTCTGTCGCGGTCATCGGCTCGCGCCGGGCGTCTCTTTACGGCAGGCGACAGTCTGAACAATTATCATACGATTTGGCAATCCGAGGGATTTGCGTGGTGAGCGGCTTGGCGCGCGGGATAGATACCCATGCCCATATGGGCGCGGTCAGGGCGAAAGGCAGGACGATAGCCGTTTTAGGAAGCGGAATAAATAATCTATACCCGGCGGAAAACAAGAAGCTTGCCGAAAAAATTACGGAAAACGGGGCGGTTATTTCTGAACTGCCCTTGGATACCCCGCCGGACAGCCGTAATTTCCCGGTCCGCAACCGCATTATCAGCGGACTATCCCTTGGGATTCTGGTGGTCGAAGCGCCTTTGAAAAGCGGTGCCCTTATCACGGTGGATATGGCGCTGGACCAGGGCAGGGAAATATTTGCCCTGCCCGGAAAGG
Encoded here:
- a CDS encoding SagB/ThcOx family dehydrogenase, which translates into the protein MKEIKLPAPVKKGKLSLEETLSLRRSVRTFKDEALTDTQIGQILWAADGLSAPVETRANRTAPSAGAIYPVELYAVTKDGIYKYNLVSHSLKLIEAGDNREELSKACLGQGCVKSAPLSIIISGDYKKCSGKYRDRAQRYVDIEAGHIAQNIHLQAVALELGSVPVGAFQDDQVKALLNLPDNEYPVYIIPVGHPKK
- the dprA gene encoding DNA-protecting protein DprA, with amino-acid sequence MDKLESLLTLTGARGIGSVRYDKLLHHFGSIENVLKASPDKLMCIPGIGEELSREITLSAREKRGAKELEEARKAGVKIITYLDDEYPQNLKTICDYPLVLYVKGELKESDTLSVAVIGSRRASLYGRRQSEQLSYDLAIRGICVVSGLARGIDTHAHMGAVRAKGRTIAVLGSGINNLYPAENKKLAEKITENGAVISELPLDTPPDSRNFPVRNRIISGLSLGILVVEAPLKSGALITVDMALDQGREIFALPGKVDSPMSQGCHKLIKQGAKLVENVDDIIEELNLPASETKRKAESAKTKPTGLNYREETIVNLLSKDEPKHIDEISQESKLSPALVSATLLELELKRCVKQMPGKNFIRLISCYL